The DNA segment GATTCTGGTCCAGGGCAAGACCTAATGACCCAATGTCGTTCCAAGATGCATTATACACAAATGACAAAGTTGGCGCGTGGTACTATGGTGttaataacaatattaatGCTGTTATTGAGCCATCTACTGCGAGCGTGAATAAGGATGATCCGTCTTCTGCTCAAGCCATCAATTTACCTGGATTAAACAACTTGCCTAATGGTAATGAATCTACTACAAATGGATGGGGAAATATTCCCGGCTTAAGGGGTCactaaataaaattcatcattaataaagaCAAAAGCATCCTACagtttattttaatttacaGATACATGTGTATTGAACCTCCTGGTTCTTATCCCTCTATATAAATCCTCGTATATAAACTCTAATATGTTCCctaaatgaattaaaataatttacaaATCACAGGCGAGCTTAAAATTACTCGAACTGTTGTTCTTGCTTTTGTAGAATGCTTCTACTGCTTCGAAATATCTCTTCCCTTCCCTCTCTGGataatttttaatgaaatcgGTGAGACATGTAAGAACATCATTTTCTGTTTGAATATCCACTTCATTTGATCCAGGGATGTCtgtaaatttgaattttttccCACCATTTACAATCTGTACATAAAGACTGGCTACACCTCTATATGATGCAAGCTCTTCTTCGCTGATAGGGTCATAAATCTTGATGTAATGTTTCGAACGCTCTTTGAAGTCACGAACAGACGTATTGTAATCCTTTCCTTTGTAATCAGCATTAAACGCCTTACCACTTATATTGAAGTTTATTAAAGTTTGGTCATTACATTGGATATCCATTAAAATGACATTATCAGCCCGGGTCGGCGTTTCCCGTATATATTGCAtaattttgtttcttctttccaaTGTCGTATTCGTTGCATCTAAAAATCCAACGCTGATATTTCCTTGGTTCAAATCGTGAATTAACGTGCTCAATGAGGTTGTAGCAAAAACCTCTCGTTCGTGCTTTGCCTTCAAGTTGTTAGGGTCAAAGAAGTCCGAACTATTGAACGAATTATGCTTGAGTCTTCTACGGATGTCTCCTGCATTGTATATCTTCGACTTGAAGTTCTTTTGGTCGAAATAACTACAGAGTTGTTTGGATATCGTACTCTTGCCTGATGCTGGAAGCCCGACCAAAATTATGATtgttttgttgaaattaaGCTTCTTTGATATCAAAGTGTTGAAgtcttcaacttcaagGATATTTTCCTTCAATGTCAGCAAAAACGGTGTTGATATCATACTGCTTGCCGCAGTTTGCGTTGCATTAGTTTTGAAAGCATCGCAATAATACTCGTTGGAATCAAACAACGAATTTATCGAAGTATTTGACCCTATTCTTTCGAACCCATTAACCTCGTACGAATTTGATGGTGTTTGACCTTCCTCTGGctcatttttctttgtaaaATTACCTTCCCGTCCTTTCGGTGCCTCGTGGTAAGGCAATGTATCCATCGTAATAGCTAGCAGCCAATAGCTTCTGTTCTAGCGATGTTGTAGGATATGAAACAGTAAACGTTAAGTATGGTACTATCCcgatatatattattagttTGCTTGTCGATTCTAATCGTATGAACTCATATAAAAACTAAGTAGATCTCATAATTAGTcattaaaaaattgcaaaattcGGAAACTCCGAAAAGATAAATACCGGAAAAATTTCTTGCATAAAGTTTCGATGAGGACgtaattaaaaattttatagtattggaatttatatacatgTATTTGTAAAGATATCTATGGGTTGGGTTTATACATAACAGGATTGGAATCCTTCTCCTCCCATTTCTCAGCCCTGGCCTTTCCGATAGCAGAGTATACTTTCAACACGTTTGCCTTATCAGTGACTTTTTTGCGATCGGAAGATTGTGCTGcgtcattattattcaaggaAAATTCGTAATCATCATTATGAGTTGATTCTAGATTTTTCTTGTGGCTTGAAGTTAGCATGTCTGTAGTTGTGGCAAGTAGATCTAAATATGGTTTAGGGTTGTTGGGTAATTTTTTTATGGAGTATTTGAGTTTCCATGGTTGGTCTTTTGATCTAGGATATGCGTGTAAGTCCTTGACAGGAGATTTGGAATTGCCAAAATAGTGGTCAACATCAATACAGTAGGATAGCACGCCTAAGTCTGACTTTGTAGTCtttttgttgaaatcatttaattcgTCGCGATGTCTAGTGAGGTTTTGAAGCCTTTCTTCGGGtgaaatatcttctttGAAACCTGTTTTAAACGTAGAGGGGAACTTCTGAAGCGTATGAACCTGTTCTTTATCCAATGGCACGGCCATAACATGCATTCTCTGTTTAGAGGACCCGGGTATTCTCGATGACTTCAAAAGTAGCCTGAATGCGGTATCTTCGAATTGTTCTACCTGGTTAATATCattgatgatttctttcaataacttTTCCCATATTTCTAATGACATTTTGAACTGGGTATCAGCAACATATGATGGTAAGTCGTCATCTATGTCTTCTAAGCTTGTGGCGCCTATATGCTTCGTTATTTCGTTCCTGCTGTGGTTGTAAAACGTATTATCAATTTCGCTTAAAGGCAAGTACTGAAATCCGAAGAAAGAGTTAATATTGTGATATGCAACGAAAATACCATCCATTTGTCCAATTCTGGCTTGGAAACTATATTTGAGTAATGCTCCTGTTCTAATTAAATCAGTGTATTCTCTTTCAAACGACTCAAGATTACCATTCAACTTCCAGATTTGATATGTATTGTTTTCTAGTTCCGGGTTTCCGCTATCATACCTGATAGCACAGACTGCTCGagttttcaaatcaaaCGTTCCGTTTCCTGGAAGTCTCTCGTCATAACAATCTAATTGAGACCTCATCAAGAAATCTCCATATGATGCATAATTATACGTGTTTTGTGgtttatcatcttcatcctcCATTTGCTTCTTATGCTGAATGTCTAGTATTTCCTGGTTCTTATAATTGAGGGTATATCTTTCGAATTCCTTTTCTTCGGTAGTTAATAATGCCTCTAAGCAGTGACCCATTACAGATAAAAGAATCTCTGTATCTGCTGACTTATCTGACTCCACAGCATATATAATATCATCTGTCTTGGAGTTTTTTCCTTTTGGTTGCACAATTACACTGCTTGCTACCCTCTCTATAGCACCGGAAAATTTGGGGAACGGGAATCTTTCTTCGGTATTTGGCATATAGTTATTCAATAGGAGGTAAAATTGCATCAATGCGGATGTCATGGACGACGTAGACGAGTAAAACTTCTTATTCTCTTGCTCGGCAACTTTCAATAACGATTGATCTTTAGATACGCTAACAAAAGTCTCGATTGAATCAAAGTTGAACTCGTCAacctttattattttctttaaatatGGCGtgaaattatatattctagTTCTCGGATCTTGTAGAAAATGTACTCCAGGTGAAAA comes from the Debaryomyces hansenii CBS767 chromosome B complete sequence genome and includes:
- a CDS encoding DEHA2B15598p (weakly similar to uniprot|P32606 Saccharomyces cerevisiae YOR017W PET127 Protein with a role in mitochondrial RNA stability and/or processing) — encoded protein: MLVIRKFGFIEGKGVLRFRLRQVRNIHGTGSLLKDKNEESKSSEEQKISPVDLSSALKHTSKLRVTNQELATLDQEIDLSRTKKISKKYTQDINRNVLSPEVQNAIKTQNTPAPPPTRNLRSKTNSKLLVGFSGKPQPKAPPKRNTLSKHTPYPKSSRSTKPHRAPPLTKEAIEIVSETISVDEDVKQVQQLDKSKIARLAHKLDRTLFSPGVHFLQDPRTRIYNFTPYLKKIIKVDEFNFDSIETFVSVSKDQSLLKVAEQENKKFYSSTSSMTSALMQFYLLLNNYMPNTEERFPFPKFSGAIERVASSVIVQPKGKNSKTDDIIYAVESDKSADTEILLSVMGHCLEALLTTEEKEFERYTLNYKNQEILDIQHKKQMEDEDDKPQNTYNYASYGDFLMRSQLDCYDERLPGNGTFDLKTRAVCAIRYDSGNPELENNTYQIWKLNGNLESFEREYTDLIRTGALLKYSFQARIGQMDGIFVAYHNINSFFGFQYLPLSEIDNTFYNHSRNEITKHIGATSLEDIDDDLPSYVADTQFKMSLEIWEKLLKEIINDINQVEQFEDTAFRLLLKSSRIPGSSKQRMHVMAVPLDKEQVHTLQKFPSTFKTGFKEDISPEERLQNLTRHRDELNDFNKKTTKSDLGVLSYCIDVDHYFGNSKSPVKDLHAYPRSKDQPWKLKYSIKKLPNNPKPYLDLLATTTDMLTSSHKKNLESTHNDDYEFSLNNNDAAQSSDRKKVTDKANVLKVYSAIGKARAEKWEEKDSNPVMYKPNP
- a CDS encoding DEHA2B15576p (weakly similar to uniprot|Q12471 Saccharomyces cerevisiae YOL136C PFK27 6-phosphofructo-2-kinase or uniprot|P40433 Saccharomyces cerevisiae YIL107c PFK26 6-phosphofructose-2-kinase), with amino-acid sequence MDTLPYHEAPKGREGNFTKKNEPEEGQTPSNSYEVNGFERIGSNTSINSLFDSNEYYCDAFKTNATQTAASSMISTPFLSTLKENILEVEDFNTLISKKLNFNKTIIILVGLPASGKSTISKQLCSYFDQKNFKSKIYNAGDIRRRLKHNSFNSSDFFDPNNLKAKHEREVFATTSLSTLIHDLNQGNISVGFLDATNTTLERRNKIMQYIRETPTRADNVILMDIQCNDQTLINFNISGKAFNADYKGKDYNTSVRDFKERSKHYIKIYDPISEEELASYRGVASLYVQIVNGGKKFKFTDIPGSNEVDIQTENDVLTCLTDFIKNYPEREGKRYFEAVEAFYKSKNNSSSNFKLACDL